The DNA region ATTTTCAGTATTCAGAAAAAATATTTCTATCTTTGCACTCCGTTTTTTTTATCGAATAGAGAGCATTCGATTTTGTTCTTTAGCATTTTGAGGAAAAAAGATGCCGATGTAGCTCAGTTGGTAGAGCAGCTGATTTGTAATCAGCGGGTCGGGGGTTCAAGTCCCTTCATCGGCTCAAAAAAGTAGGGGAGGTTCCAGAGCGGTCAAATGGGGCAGACTGTAAATCTGTTGGCGCACGCCTTCGGTGGTTCGAATCCGCCCCTCCCCACTTAAAGACATTGATTTCAAAATCAGAGTTTTGGAAAAGGTAAAAAGTTATTGCCACCAATCCGGAACGAAAAGCTTTGGGATCAAAAATGCGGGAGTAGCTCAGTTGGCAGAGCGACAGCCTTCCAAGCTGTAGGTCGCGGGTTCGAACCTCGTCTCCCGCTCAAAATCAGGCATTTAAGCCGATGCTTAGTGCTTGCCGATGTAGCTCAGCTGGTAGAGCACGTCCTTGGTAAGGACGGGGTCACGGGTTCAAGTCCCGTCATTGGCTCGAATTTATTAATTTTGAACACAAATACAGGAATTTAATTATGGCAAAAGAAAAATTTGAACGTGGTAAACCTCACGTAAACATTGGAACAATTGGTCATATTGACCATGGTAAGACTACCTTGACTGCTGCTATCACCCTGATCCTTTCAAAATCAGGTTTGGCTGAGTTCAGGTCTTTTGATTCAATTGACAATGCTCCTGAAGAAAAGGAAAGAGGTATTACAATCAACACAGCTCATGTGGAGTACCAGACTGCAAACAGGCATTATGCACACGTTGACTGTCCCGGACATGCCGACTATATCAAAAATATGGTTACCGGTGCTGCTCAGATGGACGGTGCTATTCTGGTCGTTGCTGCAACTGACGGACCTATGCCTCAGACAAGGGAACATATCCTTTTGGCTTATCAGGTTGGCGTTCCAAGAATGGTTGTTTTCATGAACAAGGTTGATATGGTTGACGATCCTGAACTCCTCGATCTGGTAGAAATGGAAGTCAGAGACCTTTTGACTTTCTACGGCTATGACGGAGACAATGCTCCCGTAATCCGTGGTTCTGCCTTAGGTGCACTCAATGGAGAAGAAAAATGGGTGAATACCGTTATGGAACTGATGGAAGCTGTTGATGAATACATTCCGTTACCAGTGCGTGCTATCGACAAACCATTCCTGATGCCTATCGAAGACGTGTTTTCAATCACCGGTCGTGGTACAGTTGCCACAGGTAGAATTGAAAGAGGTGTGATTAAAGTCGGAGAAAAGGTACAGATTGTTGGTTTCATGGAAAAACCACTTGAAACAACCGTAACCGGAGTCGAAATGTTCCGTAAGCTTCTGGATCAGGGAGAAGCTGGCGACAATGCAGGTCTGCTGCTTCGCGGTATTGATAAAAACGAAATCAGAAGAGGAATGGTTATCGCAGCTCCTAACTCTATCACCCCTCATACCAAATTCAAAGGTCAGGTTTACGTTTTGAAAAAGGAAGAAGGTGGACGTCATACCCCATTCTTTACCAATTACCGTCCTCAGTTCTATCTCCGTACAACTGACGTAACAGGAATCTGTAACTTACCCGAAGGTGTTGAAATGGTGATGCCTGGCGATAATGTAACCATTACCGTTGAGCTGATTACCCCTGTTGCTATAGAAAAAGGTTTGCGTTTTGCAATCCGTGAAGGTGGAAGAACCATCGGAGCAGGTCAGGTTACCGAAATTATTGAATAAGATATTTTTAAATAGGAACACGGGTGTAGCTCAATTGGCAGAGCAGCGGTCTCCAAAACCGCAGGCTGGGAGTTCGACTCTCTCCACCCGTGCCTAAATTACTGATGAGCATGAAGAAAATTAAGGAATTGCTGAAAGTTACCTGGGATGAGCTGATTCATAAGGTAACATGGCCGACATGGGATGAGCTTCAATCGAGCGCTGTCATCACACTGGTTGCTTCACTCATCATTGCGGTACTGGTCTTCATTATGGATGCTGTATTTGAAAATGTGTTTAAATTATTTTATCAGATATTTTCATAGTTAATCAATGCAGGCTCCTGATTTTAAATGGTATGTTGTCCGTGTCATCAGTGGCAGGGAAGAAAAAATCAAAGAGCATATTCTTTTTGAGATTGAAAAAGCCAATCTGAAAGATTATGTTCGCCAGGCCATTGTTCCCGTTGAAAAAGTCATCCAGCTCCGCAATGGCAAAAAAATCACCAAGGATAAAAACTTTTATCCCGGCTATGTCATTATCGAGGCTTCCCTGACACCTGAGGTAAAGTTTACCATTAAAAACACAACAGGGGTATTTGATTTTTTAGGAACCAAAGATACCCCCATACCTTTACGTCAGGCAGAAATTAACCGGATACTTGGAAAAATAGAGCAGGCATCTGAAGTCGGTGAGCAGCTTGAAGTACCATTCCTGATCGGAGAGCCTGTGAAAATTACAGATGGCCCGTTTAACGGATTTAACGGTGTCATCGAAGAAATTAATGAAGAGAAGAAGAAACTTAAAGTCATTGTAAAGATATTCGGAAGGAGAACTCCTGTAGAACTGAATTACATGCAGGTAGAAAAAAGTTAATTGTTATGGCTAAAGAAATTGCAACATTTATTAAACTTCAGATAAAAGGTGGAGCTGCAAATCCATCACCGCCAATAGGCCCCGCTTTGGGTTCCAAAGGTGTGAACATCATGGAGTTTTGTAAACAGTTTAATGCAAGAACGCAGAATATGGCAGGCAAAACAGTGCCTGTTGTGATAACTGTTTACACCGACAAATCCTTTTCATTTGAAATAAAGACATCTCCGGCTGCTGTGCAGTTACTGGAAGCTGCCAAAATTCAGAAAGGTTCTGCTGAACCCAACAGAAATAAGTCAGGATCAGTAACATGGGCACAAATTGAAGAAATTGCCAAAGATAAAATGCCCGACCTGAATACGACCAAACTCGAATCAGCGATGAAAATGATAGCCGGTACGGCTCGTAGTATGGGTATTACAGTTACCGGAGTAGCTCCTTGGGAAAATTAAAAAAATTGAGAAGTGACAACTTTAACAAAAAATAGAAAAGCCGCCCTGTCGAAGATTGAAAAGGGTAAGTTGTATGAGCTGAAAGAAGCTGTCAGGCTGGTAAAAGATATTACTTATACCAAGTTCAACGCCTCTGTGGATATTGATGTCCGTTTGGGTGTCGATCCCAAAAAAGCCAATCAGATGGTCAGAGGGGTTTCCACCTTGCCTCATGGCACAGGAAAAGAACTTAAAGTGCTGGTATTGTGTAATCCGGATGTGGAAGAAGCAGCCAGGGAAGCCGGTGCCGATTATGTCGGACTCGATACCTATCTTGATAAAATTAAGGATGGCTGGACAGACGTTGATATCATTATCACCAGCCCCGACATTATGCCAAAACTTGGACGTTTTGGTAAAATTCTGGGGCCGAGAGGATTAATGCCCAATCCAAAATCAGGTACGGTTACCAATGATATTCCAAAGGCAGTCAGGGAAGTAAAAAGTGGTAAAATTGACTTCAAAGTTGATAAATACGGAATTATCCATACAACAGTAGGCCGTGTATCATTTACTCCCGAACAGCTTTTTGAAAACGTAACTGAGTTGGTGCAAACCATACAAAAATTACGTCCGGCTGCCGCCAAGGGAGCTTATTTCAAAGGAATTACTTTATCGAGCACCATGAGTCCGGGAATTGAAATTGATATTAAATCCATTCCAGGTATTTAAAGTTTAGATTATGAATAAGGAAAAGAAATACGAAATAGTCAACGAGCTTGCCGACATCATCAGCAAAAAGAATAATTTTATTATTGCCGATGTATCCGGGCTTAGTGTGAAAGACACCGTTGAATTAAGAAAGCTTTGCCATAAAAATGGAATCAGCCTGATAGTATCCAAAAATACGCTGATTGTCAAAGCACTTGAAAAACTTAACCTGAATAATGAAGAGCTGGTGAAGAGTCTGAAAGGTCCATCATCACTGATGTTTTGTGATAATCCGACAGCTCCTGCAAAAGTCATTAAGGAATTCAGGAAAAAAGCAACAAAACCCGACATTAAAGCCGCATATATCGAAGAATCGGTCTATGTAGGCGATAATCTTGTCGATTCGCTGATGAACATCAAATCGAAAAATGAACTTCTTGGCGAATTAGTCGGCTTGCTGAATTCACCGATCAGAAATCTGGTCTCGGCCCTGAACAGCAAGGGACAGGAAATTATGGGTGTTTTGGAAACATTATCAAAAAAGTAACTTATTAAAAAATTTATAAATCACTACTAAAATTTTAAAAAATGGCAGATATTAGAGCGATTGCTGAAGAGTTAGTGAATCTCACTGTTAAGGAAGTCAATGAACTTACCGCTTTATTGAAAAATGAATATGGAATTGAACCAGCAGCAGCAGCAGTAGCTGTGGCAGCCCCCGTTGCCGGAGCCACCGCAGAAGCTGAAGTTGTGGAAGAAAAAACATCATTTGATGTTATTCTGAAGAGTGCCGGAGGTGCTAAACTTCAGGTTGTTAAAGTTGTGAAAGATATCACCGGATTAGGTCTGAAAGAAGCAAAAGACCTCGTTGATGCTGCTCCCAAAGAAGTCAAAACAGGTATTTCAAAAGAAGAGGCTGAAAGTTTTAAAGCAAGATTAGAAGAAGTTGGTGCAGAGGTTGAACTAAAATAATTCTATCACTTCTGTGTCAATTTACATATCATCCTCGAGGTTATACCTTTTACCAATGCTTTTTGGTAAAAGGTATAATTTATCTTATAGTTTTTGAAAAGTCAATTTCTTATTTAACATAGTATGAATACAAGAAGGATTAATTTCGGGACTATTGAAAGCCCAATGGATTATCCTGATTTTCTCGATATTCAGCTGAAATCATTCCGGGAATTTTTTCAGATTGAATCCTTATCGGAAGAAAAACGAAACGAAACCCTTTACAAGGTGTTTCAGGAAAATTTCCCCATTACTGATTCAAGGGGCGTCTTTGTCCTTGAATTTCTTGATTATTTTATCGACCCTCCCAAGTTTACGGTTGAAGAATGTATCGACAGGGGGTTGACCTACAGCGTTGCATTAAAGGCAAGACTTAAGCTCTCCTGCACCGATGAAGAACATGAGGAATTTGAAACTACCGTTCAGGATGTTTTTCTCGGAACTGTCCCATACATGACCGACAGGGGTTCTTTTATCATTAATGGAGCAGAACGTGTCATCGTTTCACAGTTGCACCGTTCCCCTGGTGTTTTCTTCAGTCAAAGTTACCATACGAGTGGCGTCAGGCTCTATTCGGCACGTGTTATTCCTTTTAAAGGTTCATGGATGGAATTTGCTACTGATGTCAGCAACATCATGTATGCTTATATAGACAGAAAAAAGAAATTCCCAGTAACCACCCTCTTACGTGCTATCGGATATGAGACCGATAAAGACATTCTTGAGCTTTTCGACCTTTCCGAAGAATTTAAAGTTAAAAAAACTGAATTAAAGAAAATTGTCGGCAGACGCCTCGCTGCAAGAATTCTGAGAAAATGGGTCGAAGACTTTGTAGATGAAGATACCGGTGAAGTGGTTTCTATCGAAAGAAATGAAATCATTATCGAACGTGATACCGTTTTGACTGAAGATCATATCGACCTGATTCTGAATGCAAATGCAAAAACAGTTATTTTGCATAAAGAAGGTACCAACGCCAATGATTACGAAATTATCTACAATACCCTTCAGAAAGATCCTTCCAATTCAGCAAAAGAAGCACTGGAATATATTTACCGTCAGTTAAGAAATACAGATCCCCCCGATGAGGAAACTGCCAGAGGAATCATTGAAAAACTGTTTTTCTCTGATAAAAGGTATGACCTGGGGCAGGTTGGACGCTACAGACTAAACAGGAAATTAAATCAGAATATTGATGAATCGGTCAGGGTTCTGACTCAGGACGATATCATCAAGATTATCAAATATCTGGTTCAGTTGAGCAATTCGAAGACAGATGTGGACGACATCGACCATCTTAGCAACAGGAGGGTCAGGACGGTAGGAGAACAGCTTTACGGTCAGTTTAGTGTCGGGCTCTCAAGGATGGCACGTACCATACGTGAAAAGATGAATGTCAGGGACAATGAGGTTTTCAAACCTGTTGACCTGATCAATTCCCGCACGTTGACGTCAGTTCTAAATTCGTTTTTCGGCACCAATCAGTTGTCGCAGTTCATGGATCAGACCAATGTATTGGCAGAAATCACCCATAAGAGAAGATTGTCAGCACTTGGCCCCGGAGGTTTGAGCCGCGACAGGGCTGGTTTTGAAGTCCGTGACGTTCACTACACTCACTATGGAAGGTTATGTACCATCGAAACACCTGAAGGTCCGAACATCGGTCTTATTTCCACACTTGCTGTTTATGCAAGAATCAATGAAATGGGATTCATTGAAACCCCATACCGCAAGGTGCAGGATGGTATCGTATTGAACGGAATTGAAAACGTGCAGTATCTATCTGCTGAAGAAGAAGATGAATGTATCATTGCCCAGGCAAATGCTCCTTTAGATAAATCAACAGGTTCATTTATCAACAGGTTTGTCAAATGCCGTGAGGGAGGTGAGTTTTCAATTATTGACAACAAGCGGGTCAATTATATGGATATTTCACCTAACCAGATTGTTTCGGTGGCTGCTTCCCTGATTCCTTTCCTCGAACATGATGATGCAAACAGGGCTCTCATGGGTTCAAACATGCAACGCCAGGCCGTTCCTTTGATTCGTCCGGAAGCTCCTATCGTGGGAACCGGAATTGAAGAAAGGGTAGCCCGCGACTCAAGAATTTTCCCTGTTGCCGAATTTGACGGCACCATCGAATATGTAGATGCCAACAAGATTGTCATTCGGTATGAAAGGAATGAAGAAGAACAACTTATTGATTTCGAAGGAGATGTTGTTACTATCCCATTGACCAAATTCAGACGTACCAACCAAAATACCGCAATTTGTATCAATCCCATTGTCAGAAAAGGACAGAAAGTCAAGAAGGGTGAAATCCTTTGTGATGGATTTTCGACAGTAGAGGGTGAGCTTGCTTTGGGGAGAAACCTGATGGTTGCCTTCATGCCCTGGCAGGGATACAATTTTGAAGATGCTATCGTCATTTCGGAAAAAGCTGTAAAAGAAGACTGGTTTACTTCGCTGCATATCACCGAATATGAACTGGATGTCAGAGATACTAAACGTGGAATGGAAGAATTTACTTCCGATATTCCGAATGTCAGTGAAGATGCTACCAGAAATCTTGACGACATGGGCTTAATCCGTATTGGTGCTGAAGTCAGGGAAGGGGATATTCTGATTGGAAAAATTACCCCGAAAGGAGAAAGTGAACCTTCACCTGAAGAAAAGCTTTTGCGTGCTATTTTCGGTGACAAAGCCGGTGATGTAAAAGATGTATCGCTCCGCATGCCACCATCTTCCGTAGGTATTGTGATTGATAAAAAACTGTTTGAAAGGGTAAAAAGAGATAAAGAAGGCAAACAGAAAAGCAAGGATGATCTTGAAAAGATAGAAAGTACCTACAAGAAAAACTGCGAAATGTACAGGCAGGCACTCATTGACAAATTGCTGAAAATACTTGCCAATGAAACCAGCCGTGGTGTGGTTAATGAATATGGTGAAGTGGTCATTCCGCGAGGTAACAAGTTTAATCAGAAGGCACTGCTGAAGATTCAGGATTACAATCTGTTGAGACCTGAAAAATGGACAAACAACGAAACGGTAAATGAACTGGTTAAAAAGGTTCTTCAGAATTACAAACGTAAGTATAACGCAGAAAGCGGCTGGCTGAAACGTATGCAGTTTACCCTGACTGTTGGGGATGAGCTTCCTACCGGTGTGATAAAACTTGCCAAAGTATATGTGGCTGAGAAGAGAAAGCTGAAGGTAGGGGATAAGATGGCCGGTAGGCATGGGAATAAGGGCGTTGTTGCCAAAATAGTTCCTGAAGAAGATATGCCGTTCCTCGAAGACGGTACCCCGGTGGATATTGTTCTTAATCCTCTGGGTGTTCCTTCCCGTATGAACCTCGGACAGATTTACGAATCTATTCTTGGCTGGGCAGGGCGTGAATTAGGACTTAAGTTTGCCACCCCGATTTTTGACGGTGCCAGTGAAGAGCAGATTGAGGAATATATTCAGAAAGCGGGACTTCCTTCCTTTGGCAGGACTTACCTTTACAACGGGCTGACAGGCGAAAGATTCCACCAGATGGCTACTGTTGGGGTGATTTATATGATAAAACTGGTTCACATGGTGGACGATAAGATGCATGCCCGCTCCATCGGTCCTTATTCACTGATTACACAACAGCCTCTGGGTGGTAAATCACAGTTTGGTGGTCAGCGTTTTGGTGAAATGGAAGTCTGGGCACTCGAAGCCTTTGGGGCCTCCAATGTGCTGCGTGAAGTTCTGACCATTAAATCTGACGACATTGTCGGAAGGGCCAAAACGTATGAAGCCATCGTGAAAGGTGAACCCATTATTGAATATGGCATTCCGGAATCTATCAACGTGCTTATCAATGAGTTAAAAGCACTGGCTCTTGATGTTCAATTTGAGTAAAAATTAAAATTAAGTGATATTATGTCGCTTCGTAAAAGTAAAAAGAAAATAGACAGTAACTTCACTAAAATGAAGATAAGTCTGGCCTCTCCTGAAACCATTCTCGACTGGTCGTATGGTGAAGTTACAAAACCCGAAACCATTAATTACCGTACATTCAAGCCCGAAATGGGTGGATTGTTTTGTGAAAGAATTTTCGGCCCGACAAAGGATTATGAATGTCATTGCGGCAAATATAAGAGAATACGTTATAAAGGAATTGTTTGCGACCGTTGTGGCGTTGAAGTAACCGAAAAACGTGTCAGAAGGGAAAGGATGGGACATATTAATCTGGTTGTACCTGTAGCTCACATCTGGTATTTCAAATCATTGCCCAATAAAATCGGCTACCTGCTTGGAATTTCTTCCAAAAAGCTCGAAATGATAATTTATTATGAGCGCTATATTGTCATTCAACCGGGAATTAAAGAAAAAGATGGTGTAAATGCCCTCGATTTTCTGACAGAAGAGGAATACCTCGATATAATTGATTCCTTACCTGATGAAAATCAGTATCTTGATGAAAATGACCCCAATAAATTTGTGGCAAAAATGGGGGGTGAAGCACTGTATGACTTACTTTCACGAATCAATCTTGATGAATTATCCTATGAATTAAGACACAAGGCAAACACTGAAACATCGCAGCAAAGAAAAGCTGAAGCTTTAAAAAGGCTGAAAGTTATCGAAAGTTTTCGCGAAGCCAACCTTCATGGTGAAAACAGACCAGAATGGATGATGATCAAGGTTTTACCGGTCATGCCACCCGAACTTCGCCCGTTAGTCCCACTTGATGGAGGACGTTTTGCTTCATCCGACCTGAACGATTTGTACAGAAGGGTAGTTATCAGAAACAACAGGTTGAAGAGACTGCTCGAAATCAAAGCTCCTGAAGTGATTCTGAGAAATGAAAAAAGAATGCTTCAGGAAGCAGTGGATTCATTATTCGACAATTCCAGAAAAGCAAGTGCTGTTAAAACCGAAGGAAACCGTCCGCTGAAATCCTTGAGCGATATGCTGAAAGGAAAGCAGGGGCGTTTTCGTCAAAACTTACTTGGTAAACGTGTTGACTTTTCAGGCCGTTCAGTCATTGTGGTGGGGCCAACCCTGAAAATGCATGAATGTGGTTTACCTAAAGCCATGGCTGCCGAGCTTTTTAAACCTTTCATTATCCGCAAGCTGATTGAAAGAGGTATTGTCAAAACAGTCAAATCGGCAAAGAAAATCGTTGAAAGAAAAGACAATATCATTTGGGAAATCCTTGAAAACATACTAAAAGGACATCCTGTATTACTTAACCGTGCTCCTACACTTCACCGTCTTGGTATTCAGGCATTTCAGCCCAAACTCGTTGAAGGTAAAGCTATTCAGCTGCATCCTCTTGTTTGTACAGGTTTCAATGCCGACTTTGATGGTGACCAGATGGCTGTTCATGTTCCACTAAGTCAGGCTGCTATTCTCGAAGCACAGTTATTGATGCTTTCATCCCACAATATTTTGTCGCCTTCCAACGGCTCACCTATTGTGGTGCCTTCTCAGGATATGGTTCTTGGGCTTTATTACCTCACAAAAGGGAGAAAAAGCACACCTGAAAATCCTGTGAAAGGAGAAGGCCTGTACTTTTATTCACCCGAAGAAGCCATGATAGCATTCGACCATCAGGTGGTTGATCTTCATGCATTTGTCAATGTCAGGGTGCGTAAGGTTGACCATGATGGAAATTTCTATCATGAAATTGTTAATACAACGATTGGCCGGGTTATTCTTAACCAATATGTTCCTGAAGAAATTGGCTTTATTAACGATATTCTGACCAAAAAATCTTTAAGAGATTACATTAACGAAATCTACAGGTTAGCCGGATACGAAAAAACGGCTAAATTCCTTGATGACATCAAAGACCTTGGATTCCATTATGCTTTTATTGGCGGGCTTTCCTTTAATATTTCCAATATTCCTGTTCCTCCTGAAAAAGAAGAGCTGATAGCTCAGGCTCAGGCTGAAGTGGAAGAAATCACCGAAAGTTATCTGAATGGTTTTATTACCAACAATGAAAGATATAATCAGGTGATCGACATCTGGACAAGAATCACCAACTCTGTTACCAAGCATCTGCTGAAACATTTGTCGGAAGACCTTGATGGCTTTAATCCTATCTATATGATGCTTGATTCAGGTGCAAGGGGTTCCAAGGAACAGATTCGACAGCTTGGCGGGATGAGAGGACTGATGGCAAAACCTAAAAAACACGTTTCAGGTGGTAATACCGGTGAAATTATTGAGAACCCTATTATTTCAAACTTTAAAGAAGGTTTGTCGGTTCTTGAGTACTTTATTTCCTCACACGGTGCTCGTAAAGGTTTGGCTGACACCGCTCTTAAAACAGCAGATGCCGGTTATCTGACCAGAAGGCTTCATGATGTTGCACAAGACGTGGTGGTCAGGGAAGAAGACTGTGGAACATTGAGGGGACTTACCATTTCAGCACTGAAAGATAACGAAGAGATAGTCGAATCGCTTTATGACCGTATTCTTGGCAGGGTAGCTCTGCATGATGTTTACCATCCGCTGACGGGTGAACTTATTATTGAAGCCGGACAGGAAATTACTGAAGAGTTAGCACAGAAAATTGAAGACAGCCCTATCGAAAGCGTTGAAATCAGGTCGGTTCTGACCTGCGAATCACGTAATGGGGTTTGTGAAAAATGTTATGGACGTAATCTCGCCAACAATCAGATGGTGCAGAAAGGAGAAGCTGTGGGTGTCATTGCCGCACAATCCATCGGAGAGCCGGGTACCCAGCTGACACTCCGTACTTTCCACGTTGGTGGTGCTGCTTCCCAGATCGCTTCTGAAAGTTATATCAATGCAAAAATTGATGGTATCCTTGAATTCTCAGCAATGAGGACTGTCAGGTATGAGGAAAATGGAGAAGAAAAAGAAGTTGTGGTCAGCCGTACAGGAGAAATCAGAATTCTGGATAAAAAACTGAGAGCTGTCATTTATACCCACAACATACCTTATGGTGCTTTGCTGAATGTAAAAGACAATACAGAAATCAGAAAGGGCGACCGTATCTGTTCATGGGACCCATATAATGCCCTTATTATTTCCGAATATACCGGTACTATCAGATTCAAAAATGTTATCGAGGGTATTACCTATCGTGAAGAAGCTGATGAGCAAACCGGCCACCGTGAAAAAGTGATTACCGATACCA from Sphingobacteriales bacterium includes:
- a CDS encoding 50S ribosomal protein L1 — its product is MTTLTKNRKAALSKIEKGKLYELKEAVRLVKDITYTKFNASVDIDVRLGVDPKKANQMVRGVSTLPHGTGKELKVLVLCNPDVEEAAREAGADYVGLDTYLDKIKDGWTDVDIIITSPDIMPKLGRFGKILGPRGLMPNPKSGTVTNDIPKAVREVKSGKIDFKVDKYGIIHTTVGRVSFTPEQLFENVTELVQTIQKLRPAAAKGAYFKGITLSSTMSPGIEIDIKSIPGI
- the secE gene encoding preprotein translocase subunit SecE; translation: MKKIKELLKVTWDELIHKVTWPTWDELQSSAVITLVASLIIAVLVFIMDAVFENVFKLFYQIFS
- a CDS encoding 50S ribosomal protein L10, producing the protein MNKEKKYEIVNELADIISKKNNFIIADVSGLSVKDTVELRKLCHKNGISLIVSKNTLIVKALEKLNLNNEELVKSLKGPSSLMFCDNPTAPAKVIKEFRKKATKPDIKAAYIEESVYVGDNLVDSLMNIKSKNELLGELVGLLNSPIRNLVSALNSKGQEIMGVLETLSKK
- the rplK gene encoding 50S ribosomal protein L11 — protein: MAKEIATFIKLQIKGGAANPSPPIGPALGSKGVNIMEFCKQFNARTQNMAGKTVPVVITVYTDKSFSFEIKTSPAAVQLLEAAKIQKGSAEPNRNKSGSVTWAQIEEIAKDKMPDLNTTKLESAMKMIAGTARSMGITVTGVAPWEN
- the nusG gene encoding transcription termination/antitermination factor NusG; the protein is MQAPDFKWYVVRVISGREEKIKEHILFEIEKANLKDYVRQAIVPVEKVIQLRNGKKITKDKNFYPGYVIIEASLTPEVKFTIKNTTGVFDFLGTKDTPIPLRQAEINRILGKIEQASEVGEQLEVPFLIGEPVKITDGPFNGFNGVIEEINEEKKKLKVIVKIFGRRTPVELNYMQVEKS
- the tuf gene encoding elongation factor Tu gives rise to the protein MAKEKFERGKPHVNIGTIGHIDHGKTTLTAAITLILSKSGLAEFRSFDSIDNAPEEKERGITINTAHVEYQTANRHYAHVDCPGHADYIKNMVTGAAQMDGAILVVAATDGPMPQTREHILLAYQVGVPRMVVFMNKVDMVDDPELLDLVEMEVRDLLTFYGYDGDNAPVIRGSALGALNGEEKWVNTVMELMEAVDEYIPLPVRAIDKPFLMPIEDVFSITGRGTVATGRIERGVIKVGEKVQIVGFMEKPLETTVTGVEMFRKLLDQGEAGDNAGLLLRGIDKNEIRRGMVIAAPNSITPHTKFKGQVYVLKKEEGGRHTPFFTNYRPQFYLRTTDVTGICNLPEGVEMVMPGDNVTITVELITPVAIEKGLRFAIREGGRTIGAGQVTEIIE
- the rplL gene encoding 50S ribosomal protein L7/L12 encodes the protein MADIRAIAEELVNLTVKEVNELTALLKNEYGIEPAAAAVAVAAPVAGATAEAEVVEEKTSFDVILKSAGGAKLQVVKVVKDITGLGLKEAKDLVDAAPKEVKTGISKEEAESFKARLEEVGAEVELK
- the rpoB gene encoding DNA-directed RNA polymerase subunit beta, which codes for MNTRRINFGTIESPMDYPDFLDIQLKSFREFFQIESLSEEKRNETLYKVFQENFPITDSRGVFVLEFLDYFIDPPKFTVEECIDRGLTYSVALKARLKLSCTDEEHEEFETTVQDVFLGTVPYMTDRGSFIINGAERVIVSQLHRSPGVFFSQSYHTSGVRLYSARVIPFKGSWMEFATDVSNIMYAYIDRKKKFPVTTLLRAIGYETDKDILELFDLSEEFKVKKTELKKIVGRRLAARILRKWVEDFVDEDTGEVVSIERNEIIIERDTVLTEDHIDLILNANAKTVILHKEGTNANDYEIIYNTLQKDPSNSAKEALEYIYRQLRNTDPPDEETARGIIEKLFFSDKRYDLGQVGRYRLNRKLNQNIDESVRVLTQDDIIKIIKYLVQLSNSKTDVDDIDHLSNRRVRTVGEQLYGQFSVGLSRMARTIREKMNVRDNEVFKPVDLINSRTLTSVLNSFFGTNQLSQFMDQTNVLAEITHKRRLSALGPGGLSRDRAGFEVRDVHYTHYGRLCTIETPEGPNIGLISTLAVYARINEMGFIETPYRKVQDGIVLNGIENVQYLSAEEEDECIIAQANAPLDKSTGSFINRFVKCREGGEFSIIDNKRVNYMDISPNQIVSVAASLIPFLEHDDANRALMGSNMQRQAVPLIRPEAPIVGTGIEERVARDSRIFPVAEFDGTIEYVDANKIVIRYERNEEEQLIDFEGDVVTIPLTKFRRTNQNTAICINPIVRKGQKVKKGEILCDGFSTVEGELALGRNLMVAFMPWQGYNFEDAIVISEKAVKEDWFTSLHITEYELDVRDTKRGMEEFTSDIPNVSEDATRNLDDMGLIRIGAEVREGDILIGKITPKGESEPSPEEKLLRAIFGDKAGDVKDVSLRMPPSSVGIVIDKKLFERVKRDKEGKQKSKDDLEKIESTYKKNCEMYRQALIDKLLKILANETSRGVVNEYGEVVIPRGNKFNQKALLKIQDYNLLRPEKWTNNETVNELVKKVLQNYKRKYNAESGWLKRMQFTLTVGDELPTGVIKLAKVYVAEKRKLKVGDKMAGRHGNKGVVAKIVPEEDMPFLEDGTPVDIVLNPLGVPSRMNLGQIYESILGWAGRELGLKFATPIFDGASEEQIEEYIQKAGLPSFGRTYLYNGLTGERFHQMATVGVIYMIKLVHMVDDKMHARSIGPYSLITQQPLGGKSQFGGQRFGEMEVWALEAFGASNVLREVLTIKSDDIVGRAKTYEAIVKGEPIIEYGIPESINVLINELKALALDVQFE